The Drosophila gunungcola strain Sukarami chromosome 3L unlocalized genomic scaffold, Dgunungcola_SK_2 000003F, whole genome shotgun sequence genome contains a region encoding:
- the LOC128258304 gene encoding LOW QUALITY PROTEIN: uncharacterized protein LOC128258304 (The sequence of the model RefSeq protein was modified relative to this genomic sequence to represent the inferred CDS: inserted 1 base in 1 codon; deleted 1 base in 1 codon): MVKRKSKALEASKSTVELLSEDEWMARRNTYMQRLADLRISIGFIDDAIDEYKERQKKQLHDEKWKNYLACDGQPNPSRPAEIRQFVYQLNFLEEESYKNDINWVLPVDERSILSHAPDRKDMSRRXLEKERPNIGQLYDDTVQRILETIRRVDRVLRSDDELLRMPPFQVLELAKMPSELNGDIEHLFDKLTYRVICAPEAYMTTKGSILSNYCYNCSKFNFQIWGLQDVPIRFNYMKLPIMFSDLNCVGVTIQLPLSVLCDNLTLRCVHTFFDPLSQLSKSYELDMDGSIVSPNCGLVNIADSVMTEWMTQMDIQEEILTKINTQMEIYNEAMAVFEKAVAQRKNDMETRAAGRKPIPTPPQKPQELQAGMFPDPYKLFLEQDKQDCLNFFNENFHPDHLNLSPFEVNLRRFIIMGGVISLVFVRGAKHSAFDKFNITLHEDGRVLRKKLDVLDESTESTSRSTNLNILQRPNRTDVKSDLDMEVAPEFQLHLEPDELPFYFITFQVPNHLCQWGEPIVCQFVEDENQKQEVVDELVMEKLDKKQSKMRKTSRKKIDSLHNKSSGGKNIILIEEIPGENTKPKYHHSAIENSVNIYRPSALAVVRQSLVEPELVHHDVGENFELQSEPLSRRRLHLLQQHCLPRIISSFKFPRDFKDDEMAEQSTKKEPTTQLIRRRLTEPVVSKATGDFSFNYDDQTYPERIYPKFPPMNSLKLHKDVITVEDTTMYGLIQKLDDIKDKYLEAPKKVAEQAEPTVRMSKRIYHELPTSSRSGRQSYIRRSIRQLDLDENTLEKELEASDPIEVLRKVNKDRPVRSSEPIKLFHWTTKFILESQFDRESKVLTVKTDRLGSFGFAYPRYTHFPFRHWELDRNEENQDEVIFTLDTYHVRVVFFISNDGIRCHAIDLPKEYIARPYKYIDIKEPLSDFVELRKRLQDKNLNVFAELDAAFYIDQGYFSQKHLAAELHIYDAIAVHIKLLKFSRSQWNRLATNRDLVLCLRNTKDVHDVAEVTVRITPETSTFVEVSELCTEDLNAVRLNYRNTWRNIGTYSDLHQLINSMYPHATDVRNRDSNQMYYLRQLLQEIRPLSFS; encoded by the exons atggtaaaaagaaaaagcaagGCCCTGGAAGCAAGCAAATCCACCGTGGAACTCCTTTCCGAGGACGAGTGGATGGCCCGCagaaatacatatatgcaGCGTTTGGCGGACCTTCGGATAAGCATAGGTTTTATTGATG ATGCTATCGATGAGTACAAGGAGCGGCAGAAAAAACAATTGCACGACgagaaatggaaaaattacTTGGCCTGCGACGGTCAGCCAAATCCTAGTCGTCCTGCTGAAATCCGGCAATTTGTCTACCAACTGAACTTCCTGGAGGAGGAGTCCTACAAAAATGACATCAATTGGGTTCTACCGGTCGATGAACGCAGTATACTCTCGCATGCTCCTGACCGCAAGGACATGTCTCGGA AACTTGAAAAAGAACGACCAAACATCGGTCAGCTGTACGATGATACGGTGCAGCGAATTCTAGAAACCATTAGACGTGTGGATAGAGTGCTCAGAAGCGATGACGAGCTTCTTCGCATGCCGCCCTTTCAAGTTCTTGAACTAGCTAAG ATGCCATCGGAACTCAACGGTGATATCGAGCATTTATTTGACAAGCTCACTTATCGCGTAATCTGTGCCCCCGAAGCCTATATGAC AACTAAGGGCAGTATCTTGTCAAACTACTGCTACAACTGCAGCAAATTTAACTTCCAGATTTGGGGGTTGCAGGATGTTCCCATTCGTTTCAACTATATGAA GCTACCAATAATGTTCTCCGACCTGAACTGCGTTGGGGTCACCATTCAACTGCCACTCAGCGTGCTCTGCGATAATTTGACCCTGCGGTGTGTGCACACCTTCTTTGACCCGCTCTCCCAACTGTCCAAAAGCTACGAGCTGGATATGGATGGTTCTATTGTTAGCCCCAATTGTGGTCTAGTGAACATTGCGGATAGTGTTATGACTGAATGGATGACCCAGATGGATATACAGGAAGAAATCCTAACGAAAATAAACACGCAGATGGAGATCTACAATGAGGCCATGGC CGTTTTTGAGAAAGCAGTAGCGCAAAGGAAAAACGACATGGAAACGAGAGCCGCAGGAAGAAAACCCATTCCAACGCCCCCACAAAAGCCGCAGGAACTACAAGCCGGCATGTTTCCCGATCCTTATAAGTTATTCCTCGAACAAGATAAGCAAGATTGCTTGAACTTTTTTAATGAGAACTTCCATCCAGACCACTTAAACTTATCGCCGTTTGAG GTAAACCTGCGCCGCTTTATAATCATGGGTGGTGTTATATCGTTGGTCTTTGTGCGTGGAGCTAAGCAC TCGGCATTCGACAAGTTTAATATAACGCTTCACGAAGACGGGCGCGTTTTACGCAAGAAACTAGATGTTTTGGATGAGTCGACGGAGTCAACAAGTAGGTCAACTAATCTTAACATCTTGCAACGACCAAATCGTACGGATGTGAAAAGTGATCTCGACATGGAGGTCGCTCCAGAGTTCCAGCTGCATTTGGAACCGGATGAGCTGCCGTTTTACTTCATCACCTTTCAGGTGCCAAACCATTTGTGCCAGTGGGGTGAGCCCATTGTGTGTCAATTTGTTGAGGACGAGAACCAAAAACAGGAGGTGGTAGATGAACTAGTGATGGAGAAGCTggataaaaaacaaagcaagaTGCGCAAAACTTCTCGAAAGAAAATCGATTCGTTGCATAACAAATCTTCTGGCGGaaagaatataattttgatagaAGAAATACCCGGGGAAAACACCAAGCCAAAATACCATCATTCCGCAATAGAAAATTCAGTCAACATCTATCGGCCGTCAGCGTTGGCAGTTGTGCGCCAAAGCCTTGTAGAACCGGAGCTAGTTCATCACGATGTGGGCGAAAACTTTGAGCTGCAGTCGGAACCACTGTCCAGGAGAAGGCTTCACCTTCTTCAGCAGCACTGCTTACCCCGCATAATATCCTCGTTCAAATTCCCGCGCGATTTCAAAGATGACGAGATGGCAGAACAGTCCACCAAAAAGGAACCGACCACGCAGCTTATTAGAAGACGACTGACCGAACCTGTTGTTTCCAAAGCGACTGGGGACTTCAGCTTTAACTACGACGATCAGACTTATCCCGAACGAATATACCCAAAGTTCCCACCAATGAACTCCCTAAAACTGCATAAGGATGTAATCACAGTAGAGGATACCACGATGTACGGTCTTATACAGAAATTGGACGACATTAAGGACAAATACTTGGAGGCTCCAAAGAAGGTAGCAGAACAAGCCGAACCCACCGTCAGGATGAGCAAACGCATCTATCACGAGTTGCCTACTTCCAGTCGATCGGGTCGACAAAGTTACATCAGAAGGTCTATCAGACAGCTAGATTTGGATGAAAACACCTTGGAAAAGGAGCTAGAAGCGTCGGATCCCATCGAAGTTTTGCGAAAAGTCAATAAAGACAGACCTGTTCGGAGCTCTGAGCCTATAAAGCTCTTCCATTGGACCACCAAGTTCATTCTGGAGTCGCAGTTCGACAGGGAGAGCAAAGTCCTCACGGTCAAAACAGATCGCTTGGGAAGCTTTGGATTCGCATACCCCCGCTACACCCATTTCCCTTTTCGCCACTGGGAATTGGATAGAAATGAGGAGAA CCAGGACGAAGTCATCTTCACCCTGGACACATACCACGTACGGGTTGTCTTCTTCATCAGCAATGACGGTATACGTTGCCATGCAATCGATCTACCCAAGGAGTACATCGCCCGGCCCTACAAGTATATAGATATAAAGGAACCCCTCTCAGACTTCGTCGAGCTGCGCAAA CGCCTCCAGGACAAGAACCTGAATGTGTTTGCGGAGCTAGACGCTGCTTTCTACATAGATCAGGGTTACTTTTCGCAAAAGCACTTGGCGGCTGAGTTGCATATCTATGATGCCATCGCCGTGCACATCAAGCTGTTGAAGTTCAGCCGCAGCCAGTGGAATCGCCTGGCCACGAATCGGGATCTGGTGCTATGTCTACGGAACACTAAGGATGTGCACGATGTGGCTGAGGTCACGGTTCGCATAACGCCCGAGACTTCGACCTTCGTGGAGGTCTCTGAACTCTGCACAGAGGATCTCAATGCGGTTAGGCTGAACTATAGAAACACCTGGCGTAACATTGGG ACCTATTCGGATCTGCATCAACTGATCAACTCCATGTATCCGCATGCCACAGATGTGCGTAACCGGGACTCCAACCAGATGTACTATCTCCGCCAGCTCCTGCAGGAGATTCGACCCCTGAGCTTCTCGTAG
- the LOC128258303 gene encoding uncharacterized protein LOC128258303 isoform X2, translating to MQKVYMKSTNGMVATWSFSSDSWCMDLWGLLNVPIIFKQMEVPVMMAEFKASGVQVQMPLSVLYDCLTVRCVHTTFDHHSEDAKSFDPPVVDATLFPNAGITDMEESMVGEWLMQQDIQVETLDAMNRKREEYEELMQLIADRTQQAAKEAKSGKTADGGKRMKIVIPKTPKAVPIVPQGMYPEVYEEFLIREEAQFKNFVDNFFHPNHLNMRAGEVNLRECIIIGGIYNVTLLRRPDQKQFEKFNIILHEDGRVLKVITDVVAKPEGDFRSSGVTEFTRMTLSSTPMKLQENELPFFVVTVKLPPDLCRWGKPEVCHYLREMEIPPEPLERRTTVSPNLIDPQRISSELAQKEDSSGMRSTVGNMFSSTLKLILRHSIARETNPKRALPMNDFQLEKPLNAIETMNLKHVCLPRIISSFKFPSEFSAEQLMSDAQKSKSNRLIKRVETEMVAEVERPTPSFDYTLQECSERMYPVFEMVAPVEFTSADFTTTLDSADTSTAFGLVSALDTIKQKYLEKPLHLLNQIQVTPKKFEKKWEKIQEVRGSTYSVRSRTSAQEPRERKSLADRKSFRDVNMKKNVSDLMFQKTGSAHSMAVGGAQDHKITRRSGSVAKRRSTRKSGKLEENVVETHVQEAPILLNHWTKQYIIETSMDPTTNTLTFRTDRLGIFGFAFKRYEHFPFSDWCLQPSEENPDEIIFNLDTFHVRMIFYISSKGVRGYVTDLSKGYTAKPVKYVEIVEPISDFRELRKLLVERNLNIFAENDACYYITNGYFSIKHMATELHIYNTMAMQCKQMKFYRSSWNRLAQRRDIIMNMKIARDNSDYSEVTMRVTPEKTTFVKIFEMCSDDINVVKLRFEETWRNVNHYNDFSQAIYSMNPIPWRAVIKKQCFLSTLKGF from the exons ATGCAAAAGGTCTATATGAA ATCCACCAATGGGATGGTGGCTACGTGGAGCTTCTCAAGTGATTCATGGTGCATGGATCTCTGGGGTCTCTTAAACGTTCCCATTATCTTTAAACAAATGGA AGTCCCAGTTATGATGGCTGAATTTAAGGCCTCGGGTGTCCAGGTTCAAATGCCGCTGAGTGTCCTGTACGACTGCCTGACTGTTCGCTGTGTGCACACCACCTTTGACCACCATTCAGAGGACGCCAAGAGCTTCGATCCGCCAGTTGTTGATGCTACCCTATTTCCCAATGCTGGGATCACAGATATGGAAGAGTCGATGGTTGGTGAGTGGCTGATGCAGCAGGACATACAGGTGGAAACCTTGGATGCCATGAACCGCAAACGTGAGGAATACGAGGAACTAATGCAGCTCATTGCCGACCGGACCCAACAGGCTGCCAAGGAGGCAAAGTCCGGTAAGACCGCCGATGGTGGTAAGCGCATGAAGATAGTCATACCCAAAACCCCAAAGGCGGTGCCCATAGTGCCGCAAGGAATGTATCCCGAGGTATACGAAGAGTTTCTCATTCGTGAGGAGGCTcagttcaaaaattttgtggACAATTTCTTTCATCCCAACCATCTAAACATGAGAGCCGGGGAG GTAAATCTTCGGGAGTGTATCATTATTGGTGGAATCTATAACGTTACATTATTGCGGCGACCTGACCAAAAGCAATTCGAGAAGTTTAACATTATTTTGCATGAGGATGGACGCGTTTTGAAGGTCATAACCGATGTGGTGGCCAAACCTGAAGGAGACTTTCGCAGCTCAGGTGTCACCGAGTTCACTAGAATGACTTTGAGTAGCACCCCCATGAAGCTGCAGGAAAATGAGCTGCCATTCTTCGTCGTCACCGTGAAACTGCCGCCAGATCTGTGCAGGTGGGGCAAGCCTGAGGTGTGTCATTACCTAAGGGAGATGGAGATACCGCCCGAGCCTTTGGAAAGGCGTACCACCGTATCGCCCAATTTGATCGATCCCCAACGAATATCATCTGAATTAGCCCAGAAAGAAGACAGTTCTGGCATGCGGTCAACAGTGGGCAATATGTTCAGTTCAACTCTCAAATTAATCCTTAGGCATAGTATCGCCCGTGAAACAAATCCAAAGAGAGCGCTTCCCATGAATGATTTTCAGCTGGAGAAACCCTTGAATGCAATAGAAACAATGAACTTGAAACATGTTTGTTTGCCGCGCATAATTTCCTCATTTAAGTTTCCAAGCGAATTTTCTGCAGAACAACTGATGTCTGATGCGCAAAAGTCTAAGTCAAACCGCTTGATAAAAAGGGTTGAAACTGAAATGGTTGCGGAAGTTGAACGGCCGACGCCAAGCTTTGATTACACTTTGCAGGAATGCTCCGAAAGGATGTATCCCGTTTTTGAAATGGTAGCTCCTGTGGAATTCACATCTGCTGATTTTACGACTACCCTCGATTCTGCCGACACATCAACAGCGTTTGGGCTAGTGTCCGCATTGGATACGattaagcaaaaatatttggagAAGCCGCTGCATTTGCTCAATCAAATCCAAGTAACGCCCAAGAAGTTCGAGAAAAAGTGGGAAAAAATACAAGAGGTCAGAGGAAGTACCTATAGTGTTAGGAGTAGAACGTCTGCCCAAGAGCCAAGGGAGAGAAAAAGTCTTGCTGACAGAAAGAGTTTTAGGGATGTAAATATgaaaaagaatgtttcagaTTTAATGTTTCAAAAGACTGGCTCAGCACATTCCATGGCCGTTGGGGGTGCTCAGGACCATAAGATAACCAGAAGGAGTGGATCTGTGGCTAAGCGAAGATCGACGCGAAAGAgcggaaaattggaagaaaacGTTGTGGAAACGCATGTGCAGGAAGCGCCAATATTATTAAACCACTGGACCAAACAGTACATAATTGAAACTTCAATGGATCCCACGACCAACACACTCACCTTCAGAACTGATCGTCTGGgcatttttggatttgccTTTAAGAGGTACGAGCACTTTCCATTCAGTGATTGGTGTCTGCAGCCTAGTGAGGAAAA CCCAGATGAGATTATTTTCAACCTGGATACGTTTCATGTTCGAATGATCTTCTACATCTCATCGAAGGGAGTGCGGGGCTATGTGACCGATCTGAGCAAGGGTTACACGGCCAAGCCAGTTAAGTACGTTGAGATTGTGGAGCCAATCTCCGATTTTCGGGAATTGCGCAAG TTACTTGTGGAAAGGAATCTAAACATTTTCGCCGAGAACGATGCCTGTTATTATATAACAAATGGTTATTTTTCCATTAAACACATGGCCACTGAGCTGCACATCTACAATACCATGGCCATGCAATGCAAGCAAATGAAATTCTACCGATCTAGTTGGAATCGTCTGGCCCAACGACGTGACATTATCATGAACATGAAGATTGCAAGGGACAACTCGGACTATTCGGAAGTCACGATGCGGGTCACACCCGAAAAGACAACGTTTGTCAAGATCTTCGAGATGTGTTCGGATGACATAAATGTCGTCAAGCTGCGTTTCGAGGAAACTTGGCGGAACGTCAAC CACTATAATGACTTTAGTCAGGCCATCTATTCGATGAACCCCATTCCCTGGAGGGCTGTAATAAAGAAGCAATGCTTTTTGTCTACATTAAAAGGCTTTTAA
- the LOC128258307 gene encoding seminase: protein MQRMLACCLMAVALSRIEVFAQDIRPTIDVEKLAKIVLPSSLQTRVVGGHVTTNAKLGGFLIALRYQKDFICGGTLLSELIVLTAAHCFLGRPKIGDWLASGGISKLGEKGIERQVKSFIKSAKFRESDMNMDVAIVRLKSPMKGKNIGKLSLCTTNLKPGLELVVSGWGMTDSRGNGPEQLLRTVTVPIIDKKKCRAAYRPGVNLTDSMFCASILGRKDACTYDSGGPLVYKKQVCGIVSYGIGCASRRYPGVYTDINYVKPFIEKSIRALK from the exons ATGCAACGCATGCTGGCATGTTGCTTAATGGCCGTCGCTCTGTCAAGGATTGAAGTCTTTGCCCAGGACATCAGACCAACCATCGATGTGGAGAAGCTGGCCAAAATAGTACTGCCCTCCAGCTTGCAGACTCGAGTAGTTGGTGGTCATGTCACAACGAATGCCAAACTGGGTGGCTTTCTTATAGCGCTGCGCTATCAGAAAGACTTCATTTGCGGCGGCACACTTCTCAGCGAACTGATCGTCCTGACAGCGGCCCACTGCTTCCTGGGCAGGCCGAAGATAGGCGATTGGTTGGCGTCCGGCGGCATTTCGAAGCTCGGTGAGAAGGGCATCGAACGTCAGGTCAAATCATTCATCAAGTCCGCCAAGTTTCGGGAAAGTGACATGAACATGGATGTGGCCATAGTTCGGCTGAAAAGTCCCATGAAGGGTAAAAATATCGGAAAACTGTCGCTCTGCACCACGAATCTCAAGCCGGGCCTTGAACTTGTCGTCTCCGGCTGGGGGATGACCGATTCCAGAGGCAATGGTCCGGAACAGTTGCTACGAACGGTTACAGTGCCCATCATTGATAAGAAAAAATGTCGTGCCGCCTATCGGCCAGGAG TCAATTTAACAGACAGCATGTTCTGCGCATCGATTTTGGGTAGGAAAGATGCCTGCACCTACGACTCTGGAGGTCCTTTGGTCTACAAAAAGCAGGTCTGCGGCATCGTGTCCTATGGAATCGGGTGTGCCAGCAGACGTTATCCCGGCGTCTACACCGATATTAATTACGTAAAGCCCTTTATCGAAAAGAGCATTAGGGCGTTGAAATAA
- the LOC128258303 gene encoding uncharacterized protein LOC128258303 isoform X1, whose translation MVKMVRVSATPPSHGLISESEMMERQKKYTIRLQDIAAACSIFRKSLALFRDQEEERSKQGRWEQFMRCDGLPKARSPIEIRTFLAKLRHFEDIEFKKSIDWTLEVDERSILTQNIYHKDQTRSTLEKQLADNPGSYFENNFNNCLDLLAQIDALMDNEVEMDRINTNVQIDILEVYTEVQREIENLFDRLTYRILGMQKVYMKSTNGMVATWSFSSDSWCMDLWGLLNVPIIFKQMEVPVMMAEFKASGVQVQMPLSVLYDCLTVRCVHTTFDHHSEDAKSFDPPVVDATLFPNAGITDMEESMVGEWLMQQDIQVETLDAMNRKREEYEELMQLIADRTQQAAKEAKSGKTADGGKRMKIVIPKTPKAVPIVPQGMYPEVYEEFLIREEAQFKNFVDNFFHPNHLNMRAGEVNLRECIIIGGIYNVTLLRRPDQKQFEKFNIILHEDGRVLKVITDVVAKPEGDFRSSGVTEFTRMTLSSTPMKLQENELPFFVVTVKLPPDLCRWGKPEVCHYLREMEIPPEPLERRTTVSPNLIDPQRISSELAQKEDSSGMRSTVGNMFSSTLKLILRHSIARETNPKRALPMNDFQLEKPLNAIETMNLKHVCLPRIISSFKFPSEFSAEQLMSDAQKSKSNRLIKRVETEMVAEVERPTPSFDYTLQECSERMYPVFEMVAPVEFTSADFTTTLDSADTSTAFGLVSALDTIKQKYLEKPLHLLNQIQVTPKKFEKKWEKIQEVRGSTYSVRSRTSAQEPRERKSLADRKSFRDVNMKKNVSDLMFQKTGSAHSMAVGGAQDHKITRRSGSVAKRRSTRKSGKLEENVVETHVQEAPILLNHWTKQYIIETSMDPTTNTLTFRTDRLGIFGFAFKRYEHFPFSDWCLQPSEENPDEIIFNLDTFHVRMIFYISSKGVRGYVTDLSKGYTAKPVKYVEIVEPISDFRELRKLLVERNLNIFAENDACYYITNGYFSIKHMATELHIYNTMAMQCKQMKFYRSSWNRLAQRRDIIMNMKIARDNSDYSEVTMRVTPEKTTFVKIFEMCSDDINVVKLRFEETWRNVNHYNDFSQAIYSMNPIPWRAVIKKQCFLSTLKGF comes from the exons ATGGTTAAGATGGTTAGGGTAAGTGCTACACCTCCAAGTCACGGCCTCATAAGCGAATCCGAAATGATGGAACGGCAAAAGAAGTACACCATCCGGTTGCAAGATATTGCTGCTGCCTGTTCCATCTTCAGAA AGTCACTTGCACTGTTTAGAGACCAGGAGGAAGAACGATCGAAACAAGGCCGATGGGAGCAGTTTATGCGATGTGATGGCCTGCCCAAAGCCAGATCACCGATCGAGATCCGAACTTTCTTGGCCAAGCTCCGTCACTTCGAAGATATCGAATTCAAAAAATCCATCGATTGGACTCTGGAAGTTGACGAGCGTAGTATTCTCACCCAAAATATTTACCACAAGGACCAAACGCGCTCGACTCTGGAAAAACAGCTTGCCGACAATCCTGGCTCCTATTTCGAGAACAATTTTAACAACTGTCTGGACCTCTTGGCGCAGATTGATGCTCTGATGGATAACGAGGTGGAAATGGACCGCATAAACACCAACGTACAGATTGATATTTTGGAG GTTTACACAGAGGTTCAACGGGAGATCGAAAACCTTTTTGATCGTCTTACTTATCGGATTTTGGGCATGCAAAAGGTCTATATGAA ATCCACCAATGGGATGGTGGCTACGTGGAGCTTCTCAAGTGATTCATGGTGCATGGATCTCTGGGGTCTCTTAAACGTTCCCATTATCTTTAAACAAATGGA AGTCCCAGTTATGATGGCTGAATTTAAGGCCTCGGGTGTCCAGGTTCAAATGCCGCTGAGTGTCCTGTACGACTGCCTGACTGTTCGCTGTGTGCACACCACCTTTGACCACCATTCAGAGGACGCCAAGAGCTTCGATCCGCCAGTTGTTGATGCTACCCTATTTCCCAATGCTGGGATCACAGATATGGAAGAGTCGATGGTTGGTGAGTGGCTGATGCAGCAGGACATACAGGTGGAAACCTTGGATGCCATGAACCGCAAACGTGAGGAATACGAGGAACTAATGCAGCTCATTGCCGACCGGACCCAACAGGCTGCCAAGGAGGCAAAGTCCGGTAAGACCGCCGATGGTGGTAAGCGCATGAAGATAGTCATACCCAAAACCCCAAAGGCGGTGCCCATAGTGCCGCAAGGAATGTATCCCGAGGTATACGAAGAGTTTCTCATTCGTGAGGAGGCTcagttcaaaaattttgtggACAATTTCTTTCATCCCAACCATCTAAACATGAGAGCCGGGGAG GTAAATCTTCGGGAGTGTATCATTATTGGTGGAATCTATAACGTTACATTATTGCGGCGACCTGACCAAAAGCAATTCGAGAAGTTTAACATTATTTTGCATGAGGATGGACGCGTTTTGAAGGTCATAACCGATGTGGTGGCCAAACCTGAAGGAGACTTTCGCAGCTCAGGTGTCACCGAGTTCACTAGAATGACTTTGAGTAGCACCCCCATGAAGCTGCAGGAAAATGAGCTGCCATTCTTCGTCGTCACCGTGAAACTGCCGCCAGATCTGTGCAGGTGGGGCAAGCCTGAGGTGTGTCATTACCTAAGGGAGATGGAGATACCGCCCGAGCCTTTGGAAAGGCGTACCACCGTATCGCCCAATTTGATCGATCCCCAACGAATATCATCTGAATTAGCCCAGAAAGAAGACAGTTCTGGCATGCGGTCAACAGTGGGCAATATGTTCAGTTCAACTCTCAAATTAATCCTTAGGCATAGTATCGCCCGTGAAACAAATCCAAAGAGAGCGCTTCCCATGAATGATTTTCAGCTGGAGAAACCCTTGAATGCAATAGAAACAATGAACTTGAAACATGTTTGTTTGCCGCGCATAATTTCCTCATTTAAGTTTCCAAGCGAATTTTCTGCAGAACAACTGATGTCTGATGCGCAAAAGTCTAAGTCAAACCGCTTGATAAAAAGGGTTGAAACTGAAATGGTTGCGGAAGTTGAACGGCCGACGCCAAGCTTTGATTACACTTTGCAGGAATGCTCCGAAAGGATGTATCCCGTTTTTGAAATGGTAGCTCCTGTGGAATTCACATCTGCTGATTTTACGACTACCCTCGATTCTGCCGACACATCAACAGCGTTTGGGCTAGTGTCCGCATTGGATACGattaagcaaaaatatttggagAAGCCGCTGCATTTGCTCAATCAAATCCAAGTAACGCCCAAGAAGTTCGAGAAAAAGTGGGAAAAAATACAAGAGGTCAGAGGAAGTACCTATAGTGTTAGGAGTAGAACGTCTGCCCAAGAGCCAAGGGAGAGAAAAAGTCTTGCTGACAGAAAGAGTTTTAGGGATGTAAATATgaaaaagaatgtttcagaTTTAATGTTTCAAAAGACTGGCTCAGCACATTCCATGGCCGTTGGGGGTGCTCAGGACCATAAGATAACCAGAAGGAGTGGATCTGTGGCTAAGCGAAGATCGACGCGAAAGAgcggaaaattggaagaaaacGTTGTGGAAACGCATGTGCAGGAAGCGCCAATATTATTAAACCACTGGACCAAACAGTACATAATTGAAACTTCAATGGATCCCACGACCAACACACTCACCTTCAGAACTGATCGTCTGGgcatttttggatttgccTTTAAGAGGTACGAGCACTTTCCATTCAGTGATTGGTGTCTGCAGCCTAGTGAGGAAAA CCCAGATGAGATTATTTTCAACCTGGATACGTTTCATGTTCGAATGATCTTCTACATCTCATCGAAGGGAGTGCGGGGCTATGTGACCGATCTGAGCAAGGGTTACACGGCCAAGCCAGTTAAGTACGTTGAGATTGTGGAGCCAATCTCCGATTTTCGGGAATTGCGCAAG TTACTTGTGGAAAGGAATCTAAACATTTTCGCCGAGAACGATGCCTGTTATTATATAACAAATGGTTATTTTTCCATTAAACACATGGCCACTGAGCTGCACATCTACAATACCATGGCCATGCAATGCAAGCAAATGAAATTCTACCGATCTAGTTGGAATCGTCTGGCCCAACGACGTGACATTATCATGAACATGAAGATTGCAAGGGACAACTCGGACTATTCGGAAGTCACGATGCGGGTCACACCCGAAAAGACAACGTTTGTCAAGATCTTCGAGATGTGTTCGGATGACATAAATGTCGTCAAGCTGCGTTTCGAGGAAACTTGGCGGAACGTCAAC CACTATAATGACTTTAGTCAGGCCATCTATTCGATGAACCCCATTCCCTGGAGGGCTGTAATAAAGAAGCAATGCTTTTTGTCTACATTAAAAGGCTTTTAA